Proteins encoded within one genomic window of Bradyrhizobium sp. 186:
- a CDS encoding fumarylacetoacetate hydrolase family protein — MSDLAVVHGLAARLLAAEAACAPIDPIAAELGAKEVAAAYAVQAEITKRGLANGRRLVGRKIGLTSKAVQQQLGVDQPDYGALFADMEIAIGGEIQSATLIQPRIEAEIAIVLDRDLQEPDVTMGELMRAVAYAVPALEIVDSRIKDWKITILDTVADNGSSARFVLGAAPRRLTDIDLEACGMMMTRNGAIVSVGSGAACLGHPLKAALWLARAMAARGEPLCAGRVVLTGALGPVSPAAPGEFYEARISGFAPVNVRFV, encoded by the coding sequence ATGAGCGATCTGGCTGTCGTACACGGGCTGGCGGCGCGGCTGTTGGCCGCCGAAGCCGCTTGCGCGCCGATCGATCCGATTGCCGCCGAGCTCGGTGCAAAGGAGGTCGCTGCGGCCTATGCGGTCCAAGCCGAGATCACAAAGCGAGGCCTTGCCAATGGCCGCCGGTTGGTCGGCCGGAAGATCGGGCTGACCTCGAAGGCCGTGCAGCAGCAGCTTGGGGTGGACCAGCCCGATTATGGCGCGTTGTTTGCCGATATGGAGATCGCCATCGGTGGCGAAATTCAAAGCGCGACGCTGATCCAGCCACGCATCGAGGCGGAGATCGCCATCGTCCTCGACCGCGACTTGCAGGAACCCGACGTCACGATGGGTGAGCTGATGCGCGCGGTGGCCTATGCCGTGCCGGCGTTGGAGATCGTCGACAGTCGGATCAAAGACTGGAAAATCACCATCCTCGATACCGTCGCCGATAACGGTTCGAGCGCGCGTTTCGTGCTTGGCGCGGCGCCGAGACGTCTGACCGATATCGATCTCGAAGCCTGCGGCATGATGATGACCCGCAACGGCGCGATCGTGTCCGTCGGGTCCGGTGCGGCCTGTCTCGGACATCCGCTTAAGGCCGCTCTATGGCTGGCCCGGGCGATGGCGGCAAGAGGCGAGCCGCTGTGCGCCGGCCGCGTCGTCCTGACGGGCGCGCTCGGGCCGGTTTCGCCGGCCGCTCCCGGTGAATTCTATGAGGCGAGGATCTCCGGATTTGCGCCGGTCAACGTGCGGTTCGTCTAG
- a CDS encoding AMP-binding protein, whose protein sequence is MSGVNAVAGKTILLGSQAVSRQTLLDHGARAATALDRIGVREGDAIALLIRNDPCYFEIIEAAAHLGAYVVPLNWHSTADEVGYILSDCAPRVLIGHASLIERVAGVVSADLPAFTIADHAGAAAAPSPRPAHARNWPAFRDQAALWTDPARAPRGTMIYTSGTTGHPKGVRRAPMKPEQVKKNTALLREIYGIEEGMRAFVCGPLYHASPGAFARQAFQYADLTVLQHNFEPENLLKTIAEHGITHLTMVPTMFVRLLRLGEDIRRRYDVSSISWVTHTGAACPPDVKRQMIAWWGPVIHETYGATETGPAVGCDSVEWLTHPGTVGRRMPGTEIRIYDENATELGPNGIGEIFLRTEAYSDFTYHGRPDQRQQVDRGGLVTCGDIGYLDQDGFLFICDRKRDMVISGGVNIYPAEIENVLVNCPGVRDCAVFGIPDEEFGESLIAAIEAEPDSRPTPAHIAAFLEARLARFKVPQRFVFHDVLPREASGKIFKRKLRDRYLQSSVTRA, encoded by the coding sequence ATGTCTGGAGTGAACGCGGTGGCCGGCAAGACCATCCTGCTCGGCTCTCAGGCCGTGTCGCGGCAAACGCTGCTCGACCACGGCGCGCGGGCGGCGACTGCACTGGACCGGATCGGCGTTCGCGAGGGTGACGCCATCGCGCTCCTGATCCGCAACGATCCCTGTTATTTCGAAATCATCGAAGCCGCCGCGCATTTGGGCGCCTATGTGGTGCCGCTCAACTGGCACAGCACGGCCGATGAGGTCGGCTACATCCTTTCGGATTGTGCTCCGCGGGTCCTGATCGGACATGCCAGCCTGATCGAACGGGTTGCGGGCGTTGTTTCCGCCGATCTGCCGGCCTTCACCATCGCCGATCACGCCGGCGCGGCCGCTGCTCCTTCTCCGCGTCCGGCGCATGCAAGAAACTGGCCCGCTTTCCGCGATCAGGCCGCGTTATGGACCGATCCTGCGCGCGCCCCGCGGGGCACGATGATCTATACATCCGGCACCACAGGTCATCCCAAAGGCGTCCGCCGTGCACCAATGAAGCCGGAACAGGTCAAGAAGAACACGGCATTGCTGCGGGAAATCTATGGGATCGAGGAGGGGATGCGCGCCTTCGTTTGCGGCCCGCTCTATCACGCCTCACCCGGCGCATTCGCACGGCAGGCGTTTCAATATGCCGACCTGACGGTGCTTCAGCACAACTTCGAACCCGAGAATTTGCTAAAGACCATCGCCGAACACGGGATCACGCATCTGACGATGGTGCCGACCATGTTCGTGCGGCTGCTGCGACTCGGCGAAGACATCCGCCGGCGTTATGACGTTTCGTCGATCAGTTGGGTCACCCATACCGGTGCTGCGTGCCCGCCTGACGTGAAGCGCCAGATGATCGCTTGGTGGGGTCCGGTGATACACGAGACCTATGGCGCAACAGAAACCGGGCCCGCCGTCGGTTGTGATTCCGTGGAATGGCTTACACATCCTGGAACCGTCGGTCGGCGGATGCCGGGTACTGAGATCAGGATCTACGACGAGAACGCAACCGAACTCGGCCCGAACGGCATCGGCGAGATATTTCTACGCACAGAGGCTTATTCGGACTTCACCTATCACGGCCGCCCCGACCAGCGGCAGCAGGTCGATCGCGGCGGGCTCGTGACGTGTGGCGATATCGGATATCTGGATCAAGATGGCTTCCTGTTCATCTGCGACCGCAAGCGCGACATGGTGATCTCGGGCGGGGTCAACATCTACCCGGCCGAGATCGAAAACGTTCTGGTCAATTGCCCAGGTGTGCGGGATTGCGCGGTATTCGGTATCCCCGACGAAGAGTTCGGCGAAAGCCTGATCGCGGCTATCGAGGCGGAGCCGGACTCGAGGCCCACACCGGCACACATCGCCGCGTTTCTCGAGGCGCGCTTGGCCCGCTTCAAGGTCCCCCAACGCTTCGTCTTTCATGACGTCCTGCCGCGAGAGGCAAGTGGAAAAATCTTCAAGCGCAAACTGCGCGATCGCTACCTTCAATCATCCGTAACGCGCGCTTGA
- a CDS encoding ABC transporter substrate-binding protein, translated as MSLISRRSAIAGIGAASLTIGRSKRAFAAKNYDIGVTDTEIKLGTTSPYSGPASGFGVYGQAQMAYFNMVNDRGGINGRKVNLISLDNAYTPPKTLEQTRKLVESDEVFAIAGMLGTSPNSATQKYLNGKKVPNLFLTSGAERFNDPKEYPWIIPFYPIYVAQSAAFGKFILKEKPNAKIAVQYLNDDLGKDFLRGLKKGLGDRGTAMIVKEVSHELSEPSVDNQVADCKAAGADVFVQLTASKFAAQSIRKAAALDWHPLYIVNSNCSSIGGTLAPAGLDNAKGLVSAWWEVGPTDPAEQNNPAVKAYAEFLKKYLSAIQIDDNTAIPGYNNAYMIEQVLKRCGDDLTRENLLKHATSLKDEKPPLYLGGIKVHNSSTDYRAVHNLQLSRFDGMRWVAMGDMTDLDDPAT; from the coding sequence ATGAGCTTGATTTCCCGTCGTTCCGCTATTGCCGGCATTGGTGCTGCTTCGCTGACAATAGGCCGCTCGAAACGAGCGTTCGCCGCCAAAAATTACGACATTGGGGTAACCGACACCGAAATCAAATTGGGTACCACTTCGCCTTATAGCGGTCCGGCGTCGGGCTTTGGTGTCTACGGCCAGGCCCAGATGGCCTATTTCAACATGGTCAACGACCGCGGCGGCATTAACGGCCGCAAGGTCAACCTGATCTCGCTCGACAACGCCTATACGCCGCCGAAGACCCTCGAACAAACCCGCAAGCTGGTCGAGTCCGATGAAGTGTTCGCGATCGCGGGCATGCTCGGCACATCTCCGAATTCGGCCACGCAGAAGTACCTGAATGGAAAGAAGGTTCCGAACCTATTTCTGACATCGGGCGCCGAACGGTTCAATGACCCCAAGGAGTATCCGTGGATCATTCCCTTCTATCCGATTTACGTGGCCCAGAGCGCGGCCTTCGGAAAATTCATTCTCAAGGAGAAGCCTAATGCCAAGATCGCGGTGCAATATCTGAACGACGATCTCGGCAAGGACTTTTTGCGCGGTCTCAAGAAGGGATTGGGTGACAGGGGTACGGCCATGATCGTTAAGGAAGTCAGCCACGAACTCTCCGAACCCTCCGTCGACAACCAGGTCGCCGACTGCAAAGCCGCAGGCGCAGACGTGTTCGTGCAGCTCACCGCGTCGAAGTTCGCCGCGCAGAGCATTCGCAAGGCGGCGGCGCTGGACTGGCACCCACTGTATATCGTCAACTCCAATTGCAGCTCGATCGGCGGTACGCTGGCGCCCGCCGGCCTCGATAACGCGAAAGGCCTGGTCTCAGCCTGGTGGGAAGTCGGCCCGACGGATCCGGCGGAGCAGAATAACCCGGCGGTCAAAGCCTATGCCGAGTTTCTGAAGAAATATCTATCGGCCATTCAGATCGACGACAACACCGCAATCCCCGGTTACAACAACGCTTACATGATCGAGCAGGTGCTCAAGCGCTGTGGCGACGATCTCACCCGCGAAAATCTACTGAAGCATGCCACTTCGCTGAAGGACGAAAAGCCACCGCTCTATCTCGGCGGTATCAAGGTCCACAATTCCTCCACGGATTATCGCGCGGTGCACAATCTCCAGCTCAGCCGCTTCGATGGCATGCGGTGGGTCGCGATGGGCGACATGACCGACCTCGACGATCCCGCAACTTGA
- a CDS encoding alpha/beta fold hydrolase, producing MDLTDKFINVAGARTRYHDVGQGEPTILIHGGGPGASGLSNYRKNVEALATGRRVIVVDLPGFGETEGKLKDGPIFEAMGDFIRAFMDVIGIQKASFVGNSLGGATSLLVALRTPDRVNRLVLMGTGGSQAIFSPMPTEGLRRMAMFHGGEGPTLEKLKGVIELLVFDSKSITENLLEERLKAAKRTDVIDIFKRPPMDIWRENLASLKHRTLLVWGRDDRVVPLDSSFILLKTMPNAQLHVYPECGHWAQWEKAEEFNALVADFLDRP from the coding sequence GTGGATTTGACCGACAAGTTTATCAACGTCGCCGGGGCCCGTACACGTTACCATGATGTCGGGCAGGGCGAGCCGACGATTCTGATCCATGGCGGCGGGCCGGGCGCGTCCGGCCTCAGCAACTATCGAAAGAATGTCGAGGCGTTGGCGACCGGCCGCCGCGTTATCGTCGTCGACCTGCCGGGCTTTGGCGAGACCGAAGGCAAGCTGAAGGATGGTCCGATCTTCGAGGCGATGGGTGACTTCATCCGCGCTTTCATGGACGTTATCGGTATTCAGAAGGCGAGCTTCGTCGGTAACTCGCTGGGCGGCGCGACCTCGCTGTTGGTAGCGTTGCGAACGCCGGATCGCGTCAATCGACTGGTGCTGATGGGCACCGGCGGCAGCCAGGCGATCTTCTCCCCGATGCCGACCGAAGGCCTGCGTCGCATGGCGATGTTCCATGGCGGCGAGGGACCGACACTCGAGAAGCTGAAGGGCGTCATCGAACTTCTGGTTTTCGATTCCAAGTCCATCACGGAGAACCTGCTGGAAGAACGACTGAAGGCGGCGAAACGAACCGACGTCATCGATATCTTCAAACGGCCGCCGATGGATATCTGGCGCGAGAACCTGGCTTCACTCAAGCACAGGACGCTGCTCGTCTGGGGACGCGACGACCGCGTCGTTCCGCTCGATTCCAGCTTCATCCTCCTGAAGACGATGCCGAATGCTCAATTGCACGTCTATCCCGAATGCGGGCATTGGGCGCAGTGGGAAAAGGCCGAGGAGTTCAACGCGCTGGTCGCCGACTTCCTGGATCGGCCATGA
- a CDS encoding ABC transporter substrate-binding protein, which translates to MGRQFSRRRVLAGAAATLVLGEAGTARAAAPGPGVSADEIKLGATAYYSGPASTAAAYGQAQVAYFHMLNDQGGINGRKVNLISLDNAFSPSKAIEQTRRLVESDEVFAIAGSLGTPTNVAIQKYLNGKGVPNLFLTSGAERFNDPREFPWIIPFYPIYVAQGALFAKYILRERPDARIAVQYENDDLGRDYIRGLKQGLGDKAATMIVKELSHELSDPTIDSQILELKASGADVLLQFTQSKFAAQAIRMAAGLNWHPLHVVCSNAGSIGTTFIPAGAEASKGVITATWERNPADPAQADHPAVKQFKIFAAKYMPSLDLNNTAALPGYNNALYDRAGASALRRRTDARKPVAAGDHAEGCRATHVYRRDRRLQFADRLSRDPSSPARAFRRNDAGTARGAGLAA; encoded by the coding sequence ATGGGTAGGCAATTTTCGCGGCGGCGCGTTCTTGCTGGAGCGGCGGCCACCTTGGTGTTGGGGGAAGCGGGAACTGCTCGCGCCGCGGCGCCAGGTCCGGGTGTGTCGGCCGACGAGATCAAGCTCGGGGCGACGGCCTACTATAGCGGGCCTGCATCCACCGCGGCGGCTTACGGTCAGGCGCAGGTAGCCTATTTCCACATGCTCAACGACCAGGGCGGGATCAACGGTCGCAAAGTCAATCTGATCTCGCTCGACAATGCCTTCAGCCCGTCTAAGGCAATCGAGCAGACGCGCAGGCTCGTCGAGTCCGATGAGGTCTTCGCGATTGCCGGATCGCTGGGAACGCCGACCAATGTGGCAATCCAGAAATACCTCAACGGCAAGGGCGTTCCGAACCTGTTCTTGACGTCCGGAGCGGAGCGATTCAACGATCCCAGGGAGTTTCCCTGGATCATTCCATTCTATCCGATTTACGTCGCGCAAGGGGCGCTGTTCGCCAAATACATTCTTCGCGAACGGCCCGATGCGAGGATCGCCGTACAATATGAGAATGATGATCTGGGCCGTGACTATATCAGAGGGTTGAAACAGGGGCTCGGCGACAAGGCGGCCACCATGATCGTCAAGGAGCTAAGCCACGAATTGTCCGATCCGACCATCGATTCGCAGATCCTGGAGTTAAAGGCGTCAGGTGCGGACGTGCTGCTTCAATTCACGCAGTCGAAATTCGCAGCCCAGGCTATCCGCATGGCGGCCGGCCTCAACTGGCACCCGCTGCATGTCGTTTGCTCGAATGCCGGTTCGATCGGAACGACTTTCATTCCGGCCGGCGCCGAGGCCTCTAAGGGCGTGATCACTGCGACGTGGGAGCGAAATCCGGCGGATCCGGCGCAAGCCGATCATCCAGCGGTGAAGCAATTCAAGATATTTGCCGCAAAATACATGCCGAGCCTTGATCTCAACAACACCGCCGCGCTGCCGGGCTACAACAACGCCCTATATGATAGGGCAGGTGCTTCAGCGCTGCGGCGGCGAACTGACGCGCGAAAACCTGTTGCGGCAGGCGACCACGCTGAGGGGTGTCGTGCCACCCATGTTTATCGACGCGATCGGCGTTTACAATTCGCCGACCGATTATCGCGCGATCCATCATCTCCAGCTCGCGCGTTTCGACGGAACGACGCTGGTACCGCTCGGGGCGCCGGTCTCGCTGCATGA